The following nucleotide sequence is from Acidobacteriota bacterium.
TGGTCCAGCAGACCATCGACCGAACGCAGCTGTCGCAGGTCTCGTCGGCCGCGCGCGAGGCCAACGCGCTGATCGATCGCCGCGCGTTTTCGTGGACCGAGTTGCTGAATCAGTTCCAGGCCACCCTCCCGCCCGAAGTGCGCATCTCGTCGGTGCAGCCGCAGGTCGACAACGCCGGCCGGCTGCTGGTGGCGTTCACCGTCCAGTCCCGGCAGCAGGAGGATCTCGACAGCTTCATCGAGGCCCTCGAGAAAACCGGCGTGTTCCTGGATGTGCTGTCACGGTCGGACTCGAGCAACGAAGACCTCTCGCTGACGTCGGTTCTGCAGGCGTACTACAACCTCCCGCCGCCGGCCATTACGCCGCCGCCGGCGGCCAAGCAGCCGCCGTCGGCGTCTGAACCTGGCGAGGCGGCGCCGGCGAACCGTTCGGCGGCCAACGTCGTGGCGGGAGGCCGGCGATGAAGGCGCTGTTTACGACGGGCAGCGAGGTGCCGTTCGCGCGGGTCGTCGCCGACCACCGGCGGGTGCTCGTGCCGCTCGGCGCGCTGCTGGCCATCAACCTCGGTGTGCTGGTGCTGCTGGTGTTGCCGCTGAGGGCGTCGGTGGAGAGCGGCGGCACGCGGGCGCAGGCCTCGAGCCTGGCGCTGGCCGACGCGCGCGCCGAGCTGGCGGCCGCCGAGGCGACCCGCGACGGCCAGGCGCAGGCGACCCGCGACCTGGAGCGGTTTTATCGCGAGGTGCTGCCCGCGGACCTGAGCGCCGCGCAGCGCATCACGCACTCGAAGTTGAGCCTGCTGGCGCGGTCTCACGACGTGGTGTTCAGGCAAAGCTCGACCTCGCCGACCACCCTGCGGGAGTCGTCGCTTGATAGCCTGGCCGTGAACTACAGCCTGACGGGGGAGTGGGAAGACGTGCAGCGGTTCATCCACGCCGTGGAGACGCTGCCCGACTTCGTGGTGATCGACAACCTGTCGCTGGCGCAAGGCGGCGATGGCAATACGTTGTCGCTGGCGCTGGCGGTATCGACGTATTACCAGTCGAGGCGCGATGCTCGCTGATCGCCGCCGGCTGTTGATGGGTGGCGGTGTCGTGCTGGTGCTCGCGCTTGGCGTATGGTTTCAGTCGCGGCCGGAACCGGCGGCGGCGCCGGTCGCGGGGGCGCGCGCCCAGGCGGCGCGGCCGGCCGCCGGTGAGGCCGCCGAGGCCCCGAGGCCGGTCGCCCTCGACACGCTGGCCGCGGAGCGAGGCGAACCGAGCGGGACGGCGCGTAATCCGTTTCGGTTCCAGCCGAGGGTAGCGCCGGCGCCGCCGCGGGCGGTGGCGTCGCCGGAGACCGAGGTGACGCGGCCGGTGGCGCCGCCGGCACCGGCCGGGCCGCCGCCACCGCCGCCGATACCGTTGAAGTTCATCGCCCTGGTCGAACGAGCCAACGGCGTGAAATGGGCGGTGCTGAGCGACGGGAAGGTAACGATGTACGGCAAGGACGGCGATACCATTGATGGCCGTTACCGCATTGTGAAGATCGGCGCCGAATCCGTGGAAGTCACCCATCTCGATGGACGGGGCCGCCAGGTGATTCGGCTGACGGGGCAGTAGAGCGAATGATGATGAGGCGTTTGGTCAACGGAGTCGTGTTGGTGGCGCTGGCCGCCGTGCTGGCCGCCGGGTGCGCCACCGGCCGCTCTTTCGCGCGCGGCGAAACGGCGGGCCAGGCCGGCGACTGGGAGGCCGCCGTCGGCTTCTATCGCCAGGCGCTTGAAGACGACCCCGATCGCCCGGACTACAAGATTGCTCTCGAGCGCGCCATGCTGATGGCGTCGACGCAGTACACCGATCGCGCCCGGCAGTTCGAGGCCGCCGGCCAACTTGAAGAAGCCCTGCGCGCCTATACCAAGGCCATGGAGTTCGAGCCGTCCAACCGCACGATCGCCGCCAAGGCGGCCGAGATCGAGCGCCTGTTGCGCGACCGCATCGAGGCGGCGACGCCGCCGCCGGCGATCGACCAGCTACGGCAGCAGGCGCGCCGCAGCATCGAGCCGGTGCTGAGCCCGACCAATCCGGAACCGTTGATCGTCAACCTGGTGAACACCAGCCTGCGCGAGATCCTCAGCTTCATCGGCAACTACAGCGGGATCAACGTGACCTTCGATCGCGACTTCCAGGACCGCTCGATCACGCTCAAGCTCGAGGGCGTGTCGCTCGAACAGGCGTTGCAGCAGATCATGATCGCGAATCAGCTCTTCTACAAGGTGCTGAACGAGCGGACCATCATCGTCGCCGCCGACAGCACGCAGAAGCGGACGCAGTACGAAGACCAGGTGATTCGGACCTTCTTTATCTCCAACGCCGACGCGACCGAAATGCAGGCGCTGCTCACCGGCATGCTGCGCGTGGCGGGCATGGCCATTCAGCCGCAGATCGTCCCGAACAAGACCGCCAACACGCTGACGATTCGCGCCACGGCGGCCGTGGTGGCGGTGGCCGAGCGCATTATCGAGGCCAACGACAAGCCGCGCGCCGAAGTGTCGGTGAACGTCCAGATTCTCGAGGTCAGCCGCGAACGCGCCAAGCGGTACGGCCTCGACCTGGGCAGCTATTCGGCGGCGCTGAACTTCTCGCCCGAATCGACGCCGTCCGACAAGCCGTTCAATCTGAACACGATCTCGCAAGGCGTCAGCACCGCCGACTTCTACCTGCAAGTGCCGTCAGCGGTAGTCCGGTTCCTGGAGAGCGACTCGCAAACCAAGGTGCTGGCCAAGCCGAACCTGCGTGGCACGGAAGGGCAGAAGCTGTCGCTCAATCTCGGTGAAGACGTGCCGGTGCCGAGCACCACGTTCACGCCGATCGCGGCCGGCGGCAGCACGGTGAATCCGCTGACCTCCTACGGCTACCGCACCATCGGGATCATCGTCGACATGACACCGCGGGTGACCTACGACGGCGACATCATTCTCGAGATTAGCATCGAGAACAGCGCTCGCGGCACGGACACCAACATCGCCGGCCAGAACCTGCCGTCGTTCTTCTCGCGCAAGGTGCAGACCAGGCTGCGGCTGCGCGACGGCGAGTCGAACTTGCTGGCAGGCCTGCTGCGTGAAGACGAACGTAAGTCCCTCACCGGCTTCCCGGGCATCATGCGGCTGCCGATCGTCAAGCAGCTGTTTTCCAGCAACGACAACCTCATCAAGCAGACCGATATTGTGATGCTGCTGACGCCGCGCATTCTGCGCACCCACGAACTGAAGGCGTCGGACCTGAGCCCGATCTACATCGGCACGCAGAGCAACATGGTGCTCGGCGGCCCGCCGGCCGTGATTGGCGGCGACGCGCCCGCGGCCGCGGTACCGGGAACGCCCGCCATTGCCGTGCCGCCGACGACGCCAGGGGTGGCGCCTTCGCCGGCGGCGGCTGCAGCCGCGGGCATGCAACCCGCCGCGGCGCCGGTGCTGCCGGGTGGCGGCCCTCGGCCCGTGGTGCCGCCTGGCAGTTCGCCCATTCCCGGCATGACGATGCCCGCCGCCGTGGCTGCGGCACCCAGTCCGGCCGCGGCCCCGCCGCCAGATGAGCCGGCCGTGGCGCCGGAGCCGGCGCCGATCGCGCCGCCCCCAGCTCCAGCCGCGCCTGCCGCCGCTACGGCCGCCGCACCGGCCTCGCCTCCCGCGGTCGTGCCGGCGCGCATCTCGGTGAGCCCGCCGAGCGAAATGCGAATCGGCAGCGGTCCGTATACCGTGCCGATTTCCATCTCCGGCGCGACGCGCGTGTCAACGCTCACCATCTCGGTGACCTATAACCCTGCCCTCGTCCGGGTTCGCAGCGTGCAGGAAGGGACGTTCATGCGCCAGGGCGGCGTCACCCCGGCGTTCACGAGCCAGATCGACGAGAAGAGCGGACGTGTTGACCTTGTCATCACTCGGCCCGGCGACCAGACCGGCGCGTCGAGTGCGGGCCTGTTGGGGGCGCTGCTGATCGAGCCTGTCGCTGCTGGCACCGGGTCGCTGTCGGTGACCGGCTCTGCGAGCGTGCCGGGCGGCGCCAGTGTGCAGTTGCAGTTCCTGCCGGCGGGAGTGACGGTGCGGTAATGAAGTCACGCGGGTTCACCTACGTCGAACTGCTGGTGGTGACGACCATCGTCCTCATCCTTGCATCGGCGGTGCAGCCGCTGGCCAGGGTCACCATGCAGCGCACGCGCGAAGCCGAATTGCGGCGCGTGCTGCGTGAGATGCGCACCGCGATCGACAAGTTCAAGGATGCTGCGGACGCGGGTCAGATCCCGACCACCGAACTCAAGGCGAACAGCGAGGGCTATCCGCCGGATCTGCAGGCGTTGGTCGATGGCGTGTCGGTGGCCAACGACGCCACTGGGCGCAAGCTGAAGTTCCTGCGCCGGATTCCGGTCGACCCTACCATGGGTGACGCCGACTGGGGGCTGAGGGCGTACCAGGACAAGCCCGATTCATCGAGTTGGAGCGGGCAGAACGTCTACGACGTGTATTCCAAGAACCAGGGCACGGCGCTCGACGGCACCAAGTATCGCGATTGGGACTAGCGCCGTGACATTGATATCGCAACGACGGTCGCCGGCGAGCGGGTTCACCATGATTGAAGTGCTGGTCGTGTTGACGCTGATCGTCATCCTGGCCAGCATGGGCATGTCGCAGTACCGCAACAGCGTGACCCGCGCCGAAGAAGCCGTGCTGAAGGAAAACCTGTTCCGGATGAACGACGCCATCGATCAGTACTACGCCGACAAGAACAAGTGGCCGTCGGACCTGTCCGAGTTGGCGTCGGAAGGTTATCTGCGCGAGATCCCAATCGACCCCTTCACCAAGTCGAAAGACACCTGGGTGACCACGCAGGCCGAGCCGGATCCGAACAACCCGGCGTCGCAAGTGGGCATCTTCGCGGTGAAGAGCGGCTCGGACCGCACGGCGCTCGACGGCACGCGCTACGCCGACTGGTGAGCTGAACTGATGTAGGGTCCGGCTTCCTGACCCGCCGGAGCCTTGGCGAAGGCGGTCGGCCGGACCATTCTGCGTTGGAAGAAAGAAAGGGCCAGGGTGCGGAAGCACTCTAGCCCTTTGGTCTTTAGCGGCGAAGGCCGAGACTACGACACGACGATAGTCGTCGATGTGGTGCCGACGCTGCCGTTGGCGTCGGTGACAGTCGCGGTCACACGGTTGGTCGTCCCTGAATCAAACCGATAAGAGAACGTGCCGCCGCCAGTGCCGGTGTAAATCGCTGTCCCATTCTCCAGCGTCACGCGTACCGATCGGATCGGCGCCGAGCCAGCGCCCGCCGTGAGCGTGAAAGTTACGAGCCCATTCGCCGGCACAGGATTAGCAGGGCTCGCGGACATCGTAATGGTCGGCAGCGCTTCGAACCCGACGACGATCGCGGTCGATGAAACTCCCTGCACGCCGTTGATGTCCGTCGCCGTCGCCGTGGCTGTGTAGCCACCCGCGCGACTGTAGGTGTGGGTCAGCCCGACGTTGCCGGTGACGCCGGTTACAGTCTGAGATTGCCCATCACCCCAATTCACCACCACCGACTGGATCGGGTTGCTGGTGGCACCACCCGCTGGTGTCAGCGTAAAGGCGACAGGCTGCCCTACGATGTGCCCGGATCCTGTCGCCGCAATGGTCACCGTGGGAGCGGTCACGATGTTGACCGTGAACTCCTTGGTCGCCGCGCCAACGGTCGCCGCCACTTTGGTGACCCGATTGGTCGTCAGCCGCGTCGAGGCGCTCCCATTCGCATCGGTGGTTGCCGTGGTGCTCTCGAGTGTGCCCTGGTCGGTGGTGAAGAGGACGGCAACGCTCGGCAGGGGGTTGTTCGACGAGTCGAGGACGCGCGCGGTAACCGTGACCGTCCCGCCATTCTGCGGCACGGTCGACGGGGCCGCATTGATGGACACGCCGGAAGTGCCGACTGCGGCGCTTCCGACCAGCACCTGGACACCGCCCGAACTGCTATTGCCAGAGCGAGTGCTCGCCGCACCGGAAAAAGCGTTCAGTGTGGCCGTGACCGAGACGTTCGGCGCGATGAACGTGCTGGCCGCTCGACCGTTGACCGTGGTCGCCTCGGCAGGGTCGAAGCGGCCCGCCGTGGTCGTGAAGCTGACGACGGTGCCGTTATGCACGGCCGTGCCGGCGGACTCCACGACGGTGGCGGTGACGGTGGCCTGGCCGTTGACCGGGATGATGTTCTTGTCGACGGCGATCGAGATGGTCGAGCCTGTTGGTGAGGTCAGCGGGACCTTGTCGCACGAGGCCGCGACCACCGCCAGCATGGCGGCGCCGGCGACCACACACGATCGCAGCGTATCGCGTTGCCTGGAACCAGCCGCCGGCAGGACCCTGGAAAGGGTCGATTGAAAAGATGACACTGAAAGGCCTGTTAAGGATAATAGACGCATGAAGTTAGCGGGTCAAGGATTGCCCGCCGGACCGGTGGGCCAGCTGAAGACGTCGAGTGGTTACGCGATGGCGGCCCTGCTCGTGGCCATGAGCGTGATGGCGGTGCTGATGGGCGCCCTGTTGCCGCACTGGACGACGCTCGCCACGCGCGAAAAGGAGCAGGAGCTGGTGTTCCGGGGCAACCAGTACGCCCGCGCCATTGGCCTGTTCCAGCGCAAGTTTGCCAATACGGCACCGCCGAGCATCGATGTCCTGGTTGAGCAACGTTTCCTCCGCAAGAAATACAAAGACCCGATCACCAACGACGACTTCCAGCCGATCTACGCCAACCAGGCCGCCCAGGGCATTGGCTCGCCGACCGGATCGACCAATCCGGGCCAGCAGGGCAGTGCCAACCTGGGCACTCCTGCCCGCCAGACCCTGCAGGCGGGGTTTGGCAGCACCGGCGCAACCGGCGCCGGCGGCATTATCGGCGTCACGTCCAAGAGCACGGAAACTTCGCTGAGGCTGTACAACGGCCGCAACAAATACAACGAATGGGCGTTCGTCTACGTTCAGACGGCGCAGCGGCCCGGAGGGCCGGGTCAACAGCAGCCGGGCGCCCCCGGCGGCCCACCGCAGCGTCCCGGCGCGTTTGGCATGCAGCCGGGATCGTTCCCCGGGCCGGGGCAGCGGCCGAGCGGCGGACAGCAGGGCCCGGGCGGTGCCACGTTCACACCGCTCGTCGGCCAGCCGAATCGTCCTCCGGTTCCACAGCCTTAGGGTGCCTGGGGTGCCTAGGGTGCCTAAGGTGCCTTGGGTGGTTAGGCTAGGTCGGTGACGACCGCGTCGTGCAACGCGCGGCGCGTTTCCTGGATGCCGTCACCGTCGCGGCTTGGGTGCACGCGGTTCGAGAGCAACACTACATACAGGTCCCGATCGGGATCGATCCAGAGCGACGTGCCCGTGAAGCCGGTGTGCCCGATGGCGTGACGCGACAGGAGCGTGCCGCACGACGAGGTGGGGAGCATGGTGTCCCAGCCGAGCGCGCGAGAACTGCCCGGGGTTCTGCTCTGGCGGGCGAACGTCGCGAAGGCCGGCGACGCCAGCCACCAGCGCGCGCACGCGCCGACGGCCGCGGCGGTGCCGAATAGCCCGGCGTGTCCCGCCACCCCGTCGAGCGCCGCGCAGTTTTCGTCGTGCACCTCCCCGCGCCGTTCTTCACCTTCGGCCGTGTCCTCAGTGGGAGCAATGCGGTCGTGCCATTCGACCGGCGGCCGGAACCTCAACTCGGCCCCTCGCCCCAACTCCCGGTCCCGCCAGCCGTCGAACAGCTGATCGAGTGGGGTCGCGGCCGCGTGCTCGATCGCGAGGCCGAGCAGGATGAACCCAGGGTCGCTGTAGATCGATTGAGTGCGGGGCAGGTAGTCGAGCGGCTCTTCGCAAATCGCCAGCTCGAACGAGGCGCGGCCGCGGCGGCGTTCCCAGTACGGCCGATGCGCCGGCAGACCCGAGCAATGCTCGAGCAAGTCCTGAATCGTCACCGGCTGGCGATCCTCTCCGGTCCACGACGCAATCCAGTGCCGCACGCGGTCGTTCGGCCGCATGCGGCCGCCGGCAAACTCGCCGGCCGCGAGCGCCG
It contains:
- a CDS encoding type II secretion system protein: MKSRGFTYVELLVVTTIVLILASAVQPLARVTMQRTREAELRRVLREMRTAIDKFKDAADAGQIPTTELKANSEGYPPDLQALVDGVSVANDATGRKLKFLRRIPVDPTMGDADWGLRAYQDKPDSSSWSGQNVYDVYSKNQGTALDGTKYRDWD
- a CDS encoding type II secretion system protein, whose protein sequence is MTLISQRRSPASGFTMIEVLVVLTLIVILASMGMSQYRNSVTRAEEAVLKENLFRMNDAIDQYYADKNKWPSDLSELASEGYLREIPIDPFTKSKDTWVTTQAEPDPNNPASQVGIFAVKSGSDRTALDGTRYADW
- a CDS encoding Ig-like domain-containing protein; translated protein: MVAGAAMLAVVAASCDKVPLTSPTGSTISIAVDKNIIPVNGQATVTATVVESAGTAVHNGTVVSFTTTAGRFDPAEATTVNGRAASTFIAPNVSVTATLNAFSGAASTRSGNSSSGGVQVLVGSAAVGTSGVSINAAPSTVPQNGGTVTVTARVLDSSNNPLPSVAVLFTTDQGTLESTTATTDANGSASTRLTTNRVTKVAATVGAATKEFTVNIVTAPTVTIAATGSGHIVGQPVAFTLTPAGGATSNPIQSVVVNWGDGQSQTVTGVTGNVGLTHTYSRAGGYTATATATDINGVQGVSSTAIVVGFEALPTITMSASPANPVPANGLVTFTLTAGAGSAPIRSVRVTLENGTAIYTGTGGGTFSYRFDSGTTNRVTATVTDANGSVGTTSTTIVVS
- a CDS encoding secretin N-terminal domain-containing protein, translated to MVNGVVLVALAAVLAAGCATGRSFARGETAGQAGDWEAAVGFYRQALEDDPDRPDYKIALERAMLMASTQYTDRARQFEAAGQLEEALRAYTKAMEFEPSNRTIAAKAAEIERLLRDRIEAATPPPAIDQLRQQARRSIEPVLSPTNPEPLIVNLVNTSLREILSFIGNYSGINVTFDRDFQDRSITLKLEGVSLEQALQQIMIANQLFYKVLNERTIIVAADSTQKRTQYEDQVIRTFFISNADATEMQALLTGMLRVAGMAIQPQIVPNKTANTLTIRATAAVVAVAERIIEANDKPRAEVSVNVQILEVSRERAKRYGLDLGSYSAALNFSPESTPSDKPFNLNTISQGVSTADFYLQVPSAVVRFLESDSQTKVLAKPNLRGTEGQKLSLNLGEDVPVPSTTFTPIAAGGSTVNPLTSYGYRTIGIIVDMTPRVTYDGDIILEISIENSARGTDTNIAGQNLPSFFSRKVQTRLRLRDGESNLLAGLLREDERKSLTGFPGIMRLPIVKQLFSSNDNLIKQTDIVMLLTPRILRTHELKASDLSPIYIGTQSNMVLGGPPAVIGGDAPAAAVPGTPAIAVPPTTPGVAPSPAAAAAAGMQPAAAPVLPGGGPRPVVPPGSSPIPGMTMPAAVAAAPSPAAAPPPDEPAVAPEPAPIAPPPAPAAPAAATAAAPASPPAVVPARISVSPPSEMRIGSGPYTVPISISGATRVSTLTISVTYNPALVRVRSVQEGTFMRQGGVTPAFTSQIDEKSGRVDLVITRPGDQTGASSAGLLGALLIEPVAAGTGSLSVTGSASVPGGASVQLQFLPAGVTVR
- a CDS encoding GspMb/PilO family protein; the protein is MKALFTTGSEVPFARVVADHRRVLVPLGALLAINLGVLVLLVLPLRASVESGGTRAQASSLALADARAELAAAEATRDGQAQATRDLERFYREVLPADLSAAQRITHSKLSLLARSHDVVFRQSSTSPTTLRESSLDSLAVNYSLTGEWEDVQRFIHAVETLPDFVVIDNLSLAQGGDGNTLSLALAVSTYYQSRRDAR
- a CDS encoding serine hydrolase domain-containing protein, which gives rise to MAAPYPTVAGVLERAIANRVFPGAVVEVGRREGAVATIARGSQTYADSATVVADTIYDLASLTKVLATAALAAGEFAGGRMRPNDRVRHWIASWTGEDRQPVTIQDLLEHCSGLPAHRPYWERRRGRASFELAICEEPLDYLPRTQSIYSDPGFILLGLAIEHAAATPLDQLFDGWRDRELGRGAELRFRPPVEWHDRIAPTEDTAEGEERRGEVHDENCAALDGVAGHAGLFGTAAAVGACARWWLASPAFATFARQSRTPGSSRALGWDTMLPTSSCGTLLSRHAIGHTGFTGTSLWIDPDRDLYVVLLSNRVHPSRDGDGIQETRRALHDAVVTDLA